Genomic segment of Prochlorococcus marinus CUG1417:
GCTTCTGGATAGCAGTTTGTTTATCAATACTGGGGACATCGCTTAAACCGTTAACGTCAAACCAAGGGGCACTGGCCCAATCAAACCCATCACCAAAAGTGTTGTCTGGCGCAGCTATGTACCAATGGCATGAAGCGTCAGGAACATCGACAGCACATTTTGACCAATCATCTGACCACTGAGGGACTTGCACCCAAAGCACTGAAGATAGCAATAGAGATAATAAATTTATCATGATACTTATGATACAACATTAATTAGTTTTATAGGATTATTACTTATCTTATATAAGAATTATTATTAGACTTAGCTAAAGTCTCATATGAGACTAGCAATACACTTAATTTCTTAACTTAGTATTAAAACATTTTTCAAGATTAGAAATGATATTTGAATGTATTGATGTGATGTCAGAGTCCAGCAATGTTTTATCTTTATCTCTATAAGATAATCTAAATGTATAACTTATATGATCATCTCCAAATTTATTATCTTCAAAAACATCTATTAAATTTACATCCTCCAAGAGATTTTTTCCTGTTTTTCTTATCTGTGATGTTATTTCACTAATTAAATATTTCTTACTGAATACAAAATTTATATCCCTTTCAATTTTCGGAACAATTGGGTATTGCTTATATATTGGAATCCATTTATTTTTTCTTGTACTTGCTCCCAAAAGGTTAGATACATTTATTTTAAATAAATAAACTTTTTTTAATGACTTCTTTTCTAATATTAATTTGGGATGTATTTCACCAAAAAAACCTACATCTTTCCCTTCAATAAAAAGTTTCGCTGTTCTTCCTGGATGAAGAAAATCAATTGAATCAGAAGGTTTATCCTCAATTTTTATGTTCAATGATGATAAAGCCTCCTTTAACTTTCCTCTGGCCTGGTAATAATTAAGATCATTATCCTTACCCGAATTTATCCATTTTCCAAATTTTCTATTTCCATAAATCGCGCCATTCAAAACTTCTTCTTGAATAAACTCAGTTTTCTTTTGAAAAACATTTCCAATTTCAAATATATAACAACTTGCTTGTCCAGCTTTTATATTACGGTTCACTATCTCCAAATGTTCTTTCCAGATATTATCTCTAAGACAGCTCGTTTCTAATAGCAAAGGATTAGAAATCTTTATAAGTTTTTCATTATCATCAGGAACAAGAGAGTAGCTTAGTACCTCATTAAAACCATTTTCTATAAAACCATTTTTTACTTTTCTCAATGCCAACTGTTCTGATGACAATTTTCCAGGCTTAATTGGATTAGGAAGGTTTAAGTCGAATCTGTCATACCCTATTAATCTCGCTATTTCTTCAATTAAATCTATTTCTCTTATTAAATCATGTGATCTATTAGGAATTACTACAACATCCCAGCCATATTCTTTATTCTTTAAAGTACAACCTATGAGTGTTAATTTATCCACTATTTCATTATCAGATAAATTTCTTTTTTCAAATTGATCGTTAATTATTAATGGACCAAGAATTTTATGTATTCGATTTCTCCGTAGTTTAATAAATACATCCTCATTATTTATTAAATTGGAAGTATTGATGATTGGTGAATCAATAGAAAAATATTCTTCTAAAAGATTAATTGCCCTTGTTACTGCACTTATTGTATTTTTTGATGAAATCCCTTTTTCATACCTGCTGCTGGATTCTGTTCTTATGCCAACAGCCTTTGAAGATTTTCTTATAGTAACTGGATTAAAAACAGCGCCTTCAAGGTAAATAGATGAGGTAGTATTAGTCACAGAAGTCTCTAAACCGCCTATCACCCCTGCAATAGCTACTGGTTTATCACAACAAGTAATAACTGTGATATTGTCATTTAAGTCATATTCTTTACCATCTAAGCAGATAAGGCTTTCGTTGTCCTTACCTTTTCTTACAGAGAAATCTTCTGGGGAAACTTCCTTACCAATTAAGTTTGATAGTTTATCTTTATCAAACGCATGCAAAGGTTGACCTTGTTCTAAAAGAATATAATTTGTCAAATCAACTAAAAGATTAATAGATTTTATACCTGATTTTTCTATACGGTCTTTAAGCCAATTTGGCGATAATTTCTCTCCATTTACTCCATCAACGCAGCTTATTGTATAAATGCAATTAGATTCAATTGCCTCTGGACAAAGTTTAATTCCCTTAAGTAAATGAATATTGTATTTATGGTTTAATTCTGGAAAATTTAAAGTGGTTTCTAAAAGGGCAGAAATTTCACGGGCTATACCCATAACGGACATTCCGTCAGGTCTATTAGCTGTAATAGCTAAATCATATATAAAATCATTTAATTGAAGCAAATCAGCTCCCGGAGTGCCCAATTTATGTTTTAAGGCTAAATCTTGATTAATGATCTCAATCCCTTCGCTAGAGTCCTCTAAACCCATTTCCTGCAATGAACATATCATTCCTTCACTCATGACACCTCTAATTTCACTTCTTTTTATAGTTAAATCAACTGCATTTAATTTCGCGCCTACAGTAGCAACATAAACATAAATATTTGGTTTAATATTGCGCGCACCACAGATAATTTGTAAATTCTTTGAATTACCAATATCGACTTGGCAAATTGAAAGTTTATCAGATCCTTCGTGTTTTAAAACAGATAATACCTTACCTAAAACAACACCATTTACATTTTCTGAACAATCTTCTAATGATTCAACCTCAAACCCACCAATAGACAATTTCTCAGAGAGATCTTCAGGAGTAGAGGTAATTTCTACTAAATTTTTCAACCAATTTTGAGAAACTTTCATATATATTATTTAATCAATGATGATAAAAGAAATAAGTATATCTTCAAAAAAGTTTGTTGAAGATGTACAATAGAAAATTATACAATAAAGTATTAATTAAAATGGCAAAAAAAGGGACAAGAGTTGTAGTGACCCTGGAATGTACTGAAGCTAGGACAAGCACAGATCCTAAAAGATCAAATGGTGTCTCAAGATATACTACTGAAAAGAATCGAAGAAATACAACTGAAAGATTAGAACTAAAAAAGTTTAATCCTCATTTAAACAGAATGACGATTCACAAAGAAATTAAGTAACCAAATCAAATTAAATCATGCCTAATTCAATTTTCAAAAAGCAATTATCACCTATCAAACCTGGAGATCCTATTGACTATAAGGATGTAGAATTACTAAAAAAATTCATAACTGAGAGAGGAAAGATCCTACCAAGAAGGATGACAGGTTTAACCTCTAAGCAACAAAGAGATCTTACATTAGCTGTAAAGAGAGCCAGAATTGTAGCTCTTTTACCCTTCGTAAATCCCGAAGGATAGTTTCATATTGAATATAGTTGGCACTATAATTAATATCACAAATATTTGAAAGATTTAACTAATTTAAAAACATATATTATTGACTCTGATGATCCACATGAGGTTGATGACGCTTTTTCATTAGAAATTAAAGAAGGAAATAAAAAAAATTTATGGATACATATTAGTAATCCATGCAAACTCTTTTTTCATGACTCTAATGTTGATTTAAATGCAAGAAAGAAAAATAGCAGTTTATATTTAATTGATCAATATGTCCCAATGCTACCTAAAGATATTCTTGAAAAGGCAAATCTAGCTCAAAATAAAGTTTCAGAAACAATTAGTGCAGCAATAGAATTCAATGACGATGGATCAATAAATAAATATGAAATAACTGAAGCTATAATAAAACCAAAATATCAATTAACATATGAAGATGCAAATGAAATATTAGAAATAGAACCTAAAGAAGAAATAGAATTAATTGAGATTAAAAATTTATTAGAAAAAAGTATTACATTCAGAAAGAAACAAGGAGCAATTATTTTTGAAAGTCCTAATAATAAAATTAAATTATATGAGGATAAGATTATAATAACTAAATTAGAGAAAACAATCTCACAAATTATAGTTGCAGAATCAATGATATTAATGGGTTATGTAACAAGTTTATTTTTAGATAAATATAATTTAGCAGCTGCATTTAGGATTCAAAAATTAAACTGCAATCCATCTGAAATACTTAATAGATACAATGATAGTGATATTAAATATATAATATTAAAACAATATATGGGAAGAAGTTACATAACTACTAAACCAGGAATTCATGAATCATTAGGTCTTAAAATGTATGTACAATGTACTTCCCCATTGAGAAGATATCTTGATTTAATTATACAAAGGCAAGTCTATAATAAAATTAATAATTACGAAGTTCTAAGTAAAGATTCAGTCACTAGGATAATTGATTATTCAAAGAATAGACAATCAGAGAATAATAATATATTTAAAAATGATAAATTTAAGTATTTAAAATTATTTTTTAAGAATGAAAAAAAACCTTTTTATAAAATAATATTCGTTAAGTGGATTAATCATAAAAAAAATATAGCTCTGGTTTTTTTTCCAGATTATTCTCTAGAAATACTTATTACTCTTTTTGTATCAATAGAAATTTATAGTAATAAAATATATAAAGTTAAATATATTATAAATGATAGTAATCTTTTAGAGTTTATTTATTAATAAGATAATAAATATAATAGGTTGATAATAGTTTAAAAAAATATCTGTTAGTATTAATAAAAAAGCTTTATGACTTTTGTCATTACTACACCTTTATACTATGTTAATGATAAACCTCATTTAGGAAGTGTATATACAACAATAATTTGTGACTCAATAGCTAGGTATAAAAGGCTTGCAGGTGAAGATGTTATTTTCATCACTGGTGTTGATGAACATGGTTTAAAAATACAAAGAACAGCTAATGAAAAGGGTATTGAACCAAAATCACATTGTGATGAAATCTCAGAAGTCTTTAATAATAATTGGAAAAATTGGAATATATCATTTGATAAATTTATAAGAACAAGCTCAAAAAATCATGAATTTGTTGTTAATGAATTTTATGAAAGAGTAAAAGCATCAGATGATATCTATATGGGAGTTCAAAAAGGTTGGTATTGTGTCGGTTGTGAAGAATTTAAAGATAATCCAGAAAACTCATCAACATACAAGTGTCCAATACATCAAAAAAATCTAGAATGGAAAAATGAAGAGAATCTCTTTTTTAGGCTTTCAAAATATCAAAAAGAAATTGAGAAAATAATCAACGAACCTTCTTTTATAGAGCCAATAGAAAGAAAGAATGAAATTATAAATTTTGTATCTAGAGGTCTAAAGGATTTTTCAATTTCAAGAACAAATGTCTCATGGGGTATTCCTGTCCCAGGTCACGATAAACATACCTTTTATGTATGGTTTGATGCATTGCTTGGATATGTAAGTGCCATTAATTCTGATGCAGCAGAATATTCTTTGGAAAAATCAATTAATGAAGGATGGCCAGCTGATGTTCATTTAATTGGTAAAGATATACTGAGATTCCATGCTGTATATTGGCCAGCAATGCTTATTTCTGCAAATATGAAAGTTCCTAAAAAAGTTTTTGGGCATGGGTTTCTGACAAGAGAAGGGCAAAAAATGGGTAAAAGCTTGGGAAATGTCCTCGACCCTGATTTATTACTTTCAAAATATGGAAATGATCCTGTAAGGTGGTACCTCATCAAAGACATATCTCTAGGAAATGATGGAGATTTTCAAGATAAAAGATTTGTTGATATCATCAATAATGACTTAGCTAATACAATTGGAAATTTATTAAATAGAACATCGTCTATGTCTAGAAAGTGGTTTGATAATAAAGTGCCTAATATTGAAAAAATTTTAAGTGAAAATAAATTAGAGAATTATGCCAAAATTGCTGTTGAAAATTATATTTATAACTTTGATATTTACAAATTAGATTTAGCAGCTAATGAAGTGCTTGGCCTAGCAATTAATACAAATTTGTATTTAAACGATAATCAGCCATGGCTACTAATAAAAGAGAAAGACAATTTACCTCTAGTTAAAGAAATTATTTATAACGTTTTAGAAAGTACTCGAATAATAGGTTTATTATTACTACCTTTATTGCCAGAATTATCTACAAAAATTAATGAACAACTTGGTTCTATATACAGAGAAGAAATTCCTTGGAAACAACAATTAAGTTGGGGATTATTAGTTAGTAACTCAAGTCTTCCTAAACCCACTCCTATTATAAATAAACTGGAGTATGAGCAACATTTATAGATTAATAATTTTCGTTCAATTATTTATGTTTGGTTGCGCCCCAAATGTAATTGATGAAAATAAAGTAATACAAAAAATAAACAGTTTAGATATGAATATTTTCTCTAAAAAAGGAGTTAAATTATATTCTATTGCCAGCCCAAATTCTAGTTATGACAAAATTGAATTAAAGTTAAAATTAAAAAAACCTACCATAAATATTTTTAATGGAGAAGTAACGAAATACATTATTAGTTCAGAAGAATCTATATTATCAGACAATAATAAAATCCTTAAATTGATTGGGAATGTTAAATTAAAGACTCTTAGAAAAGATGAAGATACCTTATATGCTGATAATTTTGTTTGGAATATAGATGAGACTAACTATCTATTAGAAGGTAATATAAAATTTGAAAATCAAAATATAATCTTAAATTCAGGAAAAGCGATATTGGGTTCAGACAACATAATTGAATTTTTTAATCCAGTAAAATATATAATTAAAGATGCAAATAACAATAATAAATATGAAATAAATTCAGAAAATGCTTTTTATAATCTTAATACTGATTCAGTAAGTTTTGAAGCAAAAGATAAAAGAGTTAAATCGATAATTTATTTTTAAATTTTATTTTTTGAAAAAATATTATTAATTTTTTTCGACCAGTTATTTATCCATTTTTCATCCGACTTAGTAAAACATTTAGCACTCCAGCCTCCAATTAATATAAAAGCCTTATTATTTATTGGTACAACTAAGATAGACGGAATTTCGGCACAAAAATTAAAAAATTCATCTCTTCCAGGATAAAATTTAGTGTTTGCTAATGATATTAATTTCATATCTTTTATAGATCTCAGACAAGTTTCTCCTGGTTTAAAATCATTACTTGAAGTGATCCCCCTTCTCAATATATTTACGCCATCATTATGGATTAATATTGCTGCTGCTGCTGTAGAAGTTAATATCGCTTCAGAACCCCATGCAAGTTCATCAATAACTTCATCCGGCATGTTTCTATCGAAGAGAAACTTATTTTCTCCTTTTAAAACAGCCTTCTCACCAGCTATGGGTTGAAATTGTTTAAATAAAAAACCTATCAAAATAATAATTAACGAAGCTATTGCGGCTAACACTTGTGCTCGTTCAAGCTCAGGAGTGATTGTTTCTATTGAAATGAAATTTGCTATCTGAAAAATAAAGAGTATTACACCGACTGATATTAATGATTTCCCATTGAATCCCATATTTTAAATATGTTATTTCTAATTAAATTATGCAAATATTATATTGTTTAGTACATTTAAAATAACTCAAACATATGGTTTTTAATATATAATTAACCAAAACCTTAGAAAATGAACCAAAACATCAATAAATATATACTTTCCCTTATCTTTACTGGCTTTATTTTTATTCTTCTCCCTTCGACTGCTTACGCAAATGAATTTAATAGCATAAATAAATATTTTGGCGTTACTCAACAGAAGACTGTTATAAATTACGAAAAAAGTCAACCCTCATCTATCGACAACCCTGTAGTAGACCCAAATTTTAATACTATGAGATCAAAAGATACTGAGAGTTCAACTGCTACTTATATAGTTATAGGTTTGTTAATTGCTGCAACAATTATCCCTTTAGCAACATGGTGGTATTTCTCTAAATAATAGAGAATTTATGAATCCCAAGGATTTAAGTATTAGTGAATATTCATCTTATATAGTTTTTATTACAGGGGGTACAAAGAGTGGCAAAAGTGAATTCGCGGAGCATCTTGCAAAGGAGGTAAAAAATTTATCATATGTTGCCTTATCTGAAAACAATTTGGATGATAAAGAATGGCAAGATAAAATTAATTTGCATCGAAAAAGAAGGCCAAAAGACTGGAAATTAATAGAAACGACAGATATATTAAATACATTAAGGAAAGAAGAAGGTCCATTATTAATAGATTCTATTGGCGGATTCGTTATGAAAAGTATTGGCAAGGAACAAAATGAATGGTCAACAAAAATGAATTCACTTATAAGTCTCTTAATGAAAAGAAAAAGCATTACAATTATTGTTGGAGAACAAGTAGGTTGGAGTTTGGTCTCTGAATATAAAATTGGTAATACATATATTGAAAGGATCGGCGAACTTCAAAAGAGAATAACCAAAATATCAAAAGATAATTGGCTGGCTATAAACGGCAGAGCAATCAAAATAGATGAAATAAGTATTGAAATACCTACTTAAAATTGGAAGTCGCTCTTTTTGAACCTAGAATCCCACAAAATACTGGTAATATTGCCAGATCATGTGCTGCATTTAATATACCTTTAAATCTTATAGAGCCCCTGGGTTTTAAGCTAGAAGATAAATATTTAAAAAGAGCAGGATTAGACTATTGGCCTCTAGTTACTGTTAATAAATATAAGAATTTTGAAAAATTTTTAACGTCAAAATCAACAAAAAGAATAATTTCTTTTAGTAAAAAAAATGGATTATATTTGAGGGATTTTAAATTTAAGCAAGATGATATTTTACTATTTGGGAGAGAAGATGCAGGATTACCGGATTCCATTATTGATAAAAGCGACTTTTTAATATCAATATTTATGCCAAATATACAGACTGGAAACAATGATCAAAAAGGTGTTAGAAGTCTAAACCTTTCTGTAGCATGCGGAATTGGTATATATGAGGCACACAAACAAATAAATTTTCAAAATGGTAATTAAGTACAACCAATGCCTTACAATATTCCCATGTCTCGGTAGCTCAGCTGGTTAGAGCGGCGGATTCATAGCCCGCAGGTCGCGTGTTCAAGTCACGCTCGAGACATTTTCAATACTTTTCAATTGAAGAACATAGATGAAATTTTAAATTAAATTAAAGTACTAATGACAGTTATGTTTAATTCACTCGGCACAGTCTTAGATCCAAAAAAATCTAATACAAAATATCCAGAAGCAAGAGTTATAGTTCTTGATGACAATTTCAATACTTTTCAGCATGTCGCAAATTGTCTTCTAACAATAATCCCAAGCATGAGTGAACAAAGGGCATGGGATCTAGCCATCAAAGTTGACAAGACAGGATCTGCAGAAGTATGGAGAGGTAATCTTGAACAGGCAGAGCTATATCATGAGCAACTATTCAGCAAAGGATTAACTATGGCTCCAGTTGAGAAAACATAAAATAAGTAAGATTGACAGAAAATTTTTGGCTTATAAATTCGAATCGTTCAAGGGTTAAAAAGTTTTCAAAGAATAATCAAAATAAAGATAAATTTTTTGAATATATGTTTATTGACTCTGGAAGAATTCTTGGTGTTTTAGGAAAAGAACCACCTCTTATGACAACAAGAGAAGAACTTAAAGTTGATAAAGCTAGAGATGAATGGAGAAAGTTAATCTCTCAAGGTTGGAGGAGAACAAAACCAGTTTGGGAAGACTATTAGTATCCAATATTGTTACTAGGATTAGTTATATAAATTATGAGATTTAGGACATAGTTAGCGGGTAAATTTAATGGCTTCAAAAGTAGCAAAGCCATTCCTTGAGTCACATTAAATTCTTTATTTTTCATAAAAAATAAAAGTCTCATTTTAATTATAAAAAGACTGTCAAATACGAACTAAAAATACTGAAAAAAGATATATAAGCATTTATAGATTAAGGATTTTCAAGATATCTAATATCTAAAACTTAATTTATAAAATTATTGATATAGGGTTACTTATTATTTTATTAAACAAAAAATCCACGTTATAATTAAATAATTCCCATTATTAATTACTTATAAATACCCAATGATGTATCTCATCACAAGCAAAAGATCAAG
This window contains:
- the pheT gene encoding phenylalanine--tRNA ligase subunit beta, with translation MKVSQNWLKNLVEITSTPEDLSEKLSIGGFEVESLEDCSENVNGVVLGKVLSVLKHEGSDKLSICQVDIGNSKNLQIICGARNIKPNIYVYVATVGAKLNAVDLTIKRSEIRGVMSEGMICSLQEMGLEDSSEGIEIINQDLALKHKLGTPGADLLQLNDFIYDLAITANRPDGMSVMGIAREISALLETTLNFPELNHKYNIHLLKGIKLCPEAIESNCIYTISCVDGVNGEKLSPNWLKDRIEKSGIKSINLLVDLTNYILLEQGQPLHAFDKDKLSNLIGKEVSPEDFSVRKGKDNESLICLDGKEYDLNDNITVITCCDKPVAIAGVIGGLETSVTNTTSSIYLEGAVFNPVTIRKSSKAVGIRTESSSRYEKGISSKNTISAVTRAINLLEEYFSIDSPIINTSNLINNEDVFIKLRRNRIHKILGPLIINDQFEKRNLSDNEIVDKLTLIGCTLKNKEYGWDVVVIPNRSHDLIREIDLIEEIARLIGYDRFDLNLPNPIKPGKLSSEQLALRKVKNGFIENGFNEVLSYSLVPDDNEKLIKISNPLLLETSCLRDNIWKEHLEIVNRNIKAGQASCYIFEIGNVFQKKTEFIQEEVLNGAIYGNRKFGKWINSGKDNDLNYYQARGKLKEALSSLNIKIEDKPSDSIDFLHPGRTAKLFIEGKDVGFFGEIHPKLILEKKSLKKVYLFKINVSNLLGASTRKNKWIPIYKQYPIVPKIERDINFVFSKKYLISEITSQIRKTGKNLLEDVNLIDVFEDNKFGDDHISYTFRLSYRDKDKTLLDSDITSIHSNIISNLEKCFNTKLRN
- the rpmG gene encoding 50S ribosomal protein L33; amino-acid sequence: MAKKGTRVVVTLECTEARTSTDPKRSNGVSRYTTEKNRRNTTERLELKKFNPHLNRMTIHKEIK
- the rpsR gene encoding 30S ribosomal protein S18, whose amino-acid sequence is MPNSIFKKQLSPIKPGDPIDYKDVELLKKFITERGKILPRRMTGLTSKQQRDLTLAVKRARIVALLPFVNPEG
- a CDS encoding ribonuclease catalytic domain-containing protein — translated: MKDLTNLKTYIIDSDDPHEVDDAFSLEIKEGNKKNLWIHISNPCKLFFHDSNVDLNARKKNSSLYLIDQYVPMLPKDILEKANLAQNKVSETISAAIEFNDDGSINKYEITEAIIKPKYQLTYEDANEILEIEPKEEIELIEIKNLLEKSITFRKKQGAIIFESPNNKIKLYEDKIIITKLEKTISQIIVAESMILMGYVTSLFLDKYNLAAAFRIQKLNCNPSEILNRYNDSDIKYIILKQYMGRSYITTKPGIHESLGLKMYVQCTSPLRRYLDLIIQRQVYNKINNYEVLSKDSVTRIIDYSKNRQSENNNIFKNDKFKYLKLFFKNEKKPFYKIIFVKWINHKKNIALVFFPDYSLEILITLFVSIEIYSNKIYKVKYIINDSNLLEFIY
- a CDS encoding methionine--tRNA ligase, coding for MTFVITTPLYYVNDKPHLGSVYTTIICDSIARYKRLAGEDVIFITGVDEHGLKIQRTANEKGIEPKSHCDEISEVFNNNWKNWNISFDKFIRTSSKNHEFVVNEFYERVKASDDIYMGVQKGWYCVGCEEFKDNPENSSTYKCPIHQKNLEWKNEENLFFRLSKYQKEIEKIINEPSFIEPIERKNEIINFVSRGLKDFSISRTNVSWGIPVPGHDKHTFYVWFDALLGYVSAINSDAAEYSLEKSINEGWPADVHLIGKDILRFHAVYWPAMLISANMKVPKKVFGHGFLTREGQKMGKSLGNVLDPDLLLSKYGNDPVRWYLIKDISLGNDGDFQDKRFVDIINNDLANTIGNLLNRTSSMSRKWFDNKVPNIEKILSENKLENYAKIAVENYIYNFDIYKLDLAANEVLGLAINTNLYLNDNQPWLLIKEKDNLPLVKEIIYNVLESTRIIGLLLLPLLPELSTKINEQLGSIYREEIPWKQQLSWGLLVSNSSLPKPTPIINKLEYEQHL
- the lptC gene encoding LPS export ABC transporter periplasmic protein LptC, which codes for MSNIYRLIIFVQLFMFGCAPNVIDENKVIQKINSLDMNIFSKKGVKLYSIASPNSSYDKIELKLKLKKPTINIFNGEVTKYIISSEESILSDNNKILKLIGNVKLKTLRKDEDTLYADNFVWNIDETNYLLEGNIKFENQNIILNSGKAILGSDNIIEFFNPVKYIIKDANNNNKYEINSENAFYNLNTDSVSFEAKDKRVKSIIYF
- a CDS encoding cofactor assembly of complex C subunit B produces the protein MGFNGKSLISVGVILFIFQIANFISIETITPELERAQVLAAIASLIIILIGFLFKQFQPIAGEKAVLKGENKFLFDRNMPDEVIDELAWGSEAILTSTAAAAILIHNDGVNILRRGITSSNDFKPGETCLRSIKDMKLISLANTKFYPGRDEFFNFCAEIPSILVVPINNKAFILIGGWSAKCFTKSDEKWINNWSKKINNIFSKNKI
- a CDS encoding fusion glycoprotein F0; the protein is MNQNINKYILSLIFTGFIFILLPSTAYANEFNSINKYFGVTQQKTVINYEKSQPSSIDNPVVDPNFNTMRSKDTESSTATYIVIGLLIAATIIPLATWWYFSK
- a CDS encoding bifunctional adenosylcobinamide kinase/adenosylcobinamide-phosphate guanylyltransferase, with amino-acid sequence MNPKDLSISEYSSYIVFITGGTKSGKSEFAEHLAKEVKNLSYVALSENNLDDKEWQDKINLHRKRRPKDWKLIETTDILNTLRKEEGPLLIDSIGGFVMKSIGKEQNEWSTKMNSLISLLMKRKSITIIVGEQVGWSLVSEYKIGNTYIERIGELQKRITKISKDNWLAINGRAIKIDEISIEIPT
- a CDS encoding tRNA (cytidine(34)-2'-O)-methyltransferase — translated: MEVALFEPRIPQNTGNIARSCAAFNIPLNLIEPLGFKLEDKYLKRAGLDYWPLVTVNKYKNFEKFLTSKSTKRIISFSKKNGLYLRDFKFKQDDILLFGREDAGLPDSIIDKSDFLISIFMPNIQTGNNDQKGVRSLNLSVACGIGIYEAHKQINFQNGN
- the clpS gene encoding ATP-dependent Clp protease adapter ClpS; this translates as MFNSLGTVLDPKKSNTKYPEARVIVLDDNFNTFQHVANCLLTIIPSMSEQRAWDLAIKVDKTGSAEVWRGNLEQAELYHEQLFSKGLTMAPVEKT
- a CDS encoding DUF1651 domain-containing protein, coding for MTENFWLINSNRSRVKKFSKNNQNKDKFFEYMFIDSGRILGVLGKEPPLMTTREELKVDKARDEWRKLISQGWRRTKPVWEDY